From one Lotus japonicus ecotype B-129 chromosome 3, LjGifu_v1.2 genomic stretch:
- the LOC130743650 gene encoding uncharacterized protein LOC130743650, which translates to MEVESESESGKKGKPAGRPPEMKATFKEKVLGVEASKPKKIVDLVKEGVMKLDLVDENRLFPCFDFVEEADYDRICKPFEDCLVIKLLGKRIGYGALTEKLRSMWKLTGGYTVKDVHHGYFLIKFDHVADKEKVVSGAPWLIYDHYLSIQPWTPDFVAADAKVNTTLVWIRIPGLGFQFYDESILCTLATAVGTPIKVDMNTVDMECGKFARICVEIDLNQPVVGRIRLRKTWYNVEYEGLHLLCSTCGCYGHMTRNCTQPVPQSKATEHTATTSSGNAEKVCTAAMAAAKIPGAAETLAAAAETLEAANFVGDKAMMEGVISGPVIKPIQCPETAHGDWLVVEKRKKNLKKPINASSKQTDVEKVKATKKGNNHNEPMPMPKSAKSTSTGVMQFTAGVNFDPNTYPMADKNGKKRTRKDPAINGGSVRPMVQHIAPPTKATPKLHQATSSSKGTTAVVIGGNQIFTLENGVCSTMNLEHQGGSRYSILEENNQEQQGTGGTSMLLEGGTPFDPGELVPTRSASRT; encoded by the coding sequence ATGGAGGTCGAGAGCGAGAGCGAGAGCGGCAAGAAGGGCAAGCCGGCGGGGAGGCCGCCGGAGATGAAAGCTACGTTCAAAGAGAAAGTACTCGGCGTTGAGGCGTCCAAGCCAAAGAAGATTGTGGACCTGGTTAAGGAGGGAGTCATGAAGCTTGACCTGGTCGATGAGAACCGCTTGTTTCCCTGTTTTGATTTCGTGGAGGAAGCCGACTACGATAGGATTTGCAAGCCGTTTGAGGATTGTTTGGTTATCAAGTTGCTGGGAAAACGAATTGGCTACGGGGCACTCACTGAGAAGCTTCGCTCCATGTGGAAGTTAACCGGAGGCTACACCGTGAAGGATGTCCATCATGGATattttttgatcaagtttgatcaCGTGGCTGATAAGGAGAAGGTGGTCTCGGGTGCACCATGGCTCATATACGATCATTACTTGTCGATACAGCCATGGACTCCGGACTTCGTTGCGGCAGACGCAAAGGTGAACACGACCCTCGTCTGGATTCGCATCCCAGGCCTGGGCTTCCAATTCTATGACGAGAGCATCTTATGCACATTGGCGACGGCGGTTGGCACCCCTATTAAGGTGGATATGAACACAGTGGACATGGAGTGTGGCAAGTTCGCGCGCATCTGCGTCGAGATCGACCTCAACCAACCAGTGGTGGGGAGAATCCGTCTCCGGAAAACATGGTATAATGTCGAGTACGAAGGCCTACACCTGCTATGTTCAACGTGCGGATGCTATGGCCACATGACACGCAATTGTACACAGCCAGTGCCGCAAAGCAAGGCCACAGAGCACACAGCAACCACCTCTAGTGGAAACGCAGAGAAGGTGTGCACCGCAGCTATGGCGGCGGCGAAAATTCCAGGCGCGGCAGAAACCCTAGCAGCCGCTGCAGAAACCCTAGAAGCCGCTAATTTCGTGGGTGACAAGGCAATGATGGAGGGCGTAATTTCAGGTCCTGTTATTAAGCCCATTCAATGCCCCGAGACAGCCCATGGTGATTGGTTGGTAGTGGAGAAACGTAAGAAGAATTTGAAGAAACCAATAAATGCCTCCTCAAAGCAGACTGATGTTGAGAAGGTCAAGGCAACCAAGAAAGGAAATAATCATAATGAGCCTATGCCAATGCCAAAATCGGCTAAATCAACATCTACTGGAGTAATGCAATTCACTGCTGGAGTGAATTTTGATCCCAACACTTATCCAATGGCTGATAAAAACGGAAAGAAAAGAACTCGCAAAGATCCTGCCATTAATGGTGGGTCGGTGCGCCCCATGGTGCAGCACATTGCGCCACCGACGAAGGCTACCCCTAAGCTACATCAGGCCACGTCCAGCAGCAAAGGTACGACAGCGGTGGTGATAGGAGGCAACCAGATTTTCACTCTTGAGAATGGTGTGTGCTCCACTATGAATTTGGAACATCAAGGTGGCAGCAGATATAGCATCCTTGAGGAGAATAACCAGGAACAACAAGGAACAGGCGGCACATCCATGCTTCTTGAAGGAGGTACTCCATTTGACCCAGGAGAACTGGTGCCTACTCGATCAGCTTCCAGAACTTAA
- the LOC130748944 gene encoding crossover junction endonuclease MUS81: protein MENRARVRCPENQELCSYMWNKWKEMAEKGVSDNIEMALSKAHSNVCNSKNPILTIKDFAQVKGVGKMILKLMQGFFGTGSGGPEPEDLTKKGKKTKGTKRYVPQRNSVAYALLITLYRGTSSGNEFMRKQELIDAAEASGLSRVPIAPELGKGKPGRFGSSPKEWYSGWNCMKTLIAKGLVVKSSCPAKYMLTQEGKEAASDCLSRSGMTESLEKSASVENPLHMDKENSLDMEPDSHDMEPEVMSPLTQRKKPIDVPLDSLERFTNMGYSKEQIVAAFTDVSGRHPNKDVSSLWPAVLCHLREEQVYGSQPESQIRENNPQILRTNTVVNDPSGFIGKESRTVSSSFGGHVANFCSPDIPPRTLRACSSANYPMQKPSQDGLKSKMNILSVPPLSLGERFEDAYEVILILDDREQFATQGSRSRKIVENIRTQFKIQIEVRRLPVGDGIWIARHKTLDSEYVLDFIVERKKIDDLRSSIRDNRYKDQKLRLLRCGLKKLIYLVEGDPNASEAAESIKTACFTTEILEGFDIQRTSGLGDTLRKYGYLTQAISQYYKSEFFEDNVKCSETCPPFDEFIRRCQEHEKMTVSDVFAVQLMQVPQVTEEIAMAVLDLYPTLLSLARAYLLLDGDAHAQEEMLQRQSNNVINASASRNIFQLVWGSC, encoded by the exons ATGGAGAATCGGGCCCGGGTTCGGTGCCCGGAGAATCAAGAGCTGTGTTCGTACATGTGGAACAAGTGGAAGGAAATGGCGGAGAAAGGGGTTTCCGATAACATCGAAATGGCGCTTTCGAAAGCTCATTCCAATGTCTGTAACTCCAAAAACCCAATTCTAACCATCAAGGATTTCGCTCAAGTTAA GGGTGTGGGGAAAATGATATTGAAGCTCATGCAGGGGTTTTTTGGGACTGGTTCTGGAGGTCCTGAACCAGAAGACTTGACCAAAAAGG GAAAGAAAACTAAAGGAACCAAGCGCTATGTACCTCAGAGGAACTCTGTGGCATATGCATTACTGATAACTCTTTACAG GGGAACTTCAAGTGGGAATGAATTTATGCGTAAACAGGAACTTATTGATGCTGCTGAAGCTAGCGGATTATCTCGAGTGCCGATTGC GCCAGAATTAGGGAAAGGAAAACCTGGGCGTTTTGGAAGCTCTCCAAAGGAGTGGTACAGTGGATGGAACTGCATGAAGACATTGATAGCTAAGGGATTAGTTGTAAAATCAAGTTGCCCAGCTAA gTACATGCTAACTCAAGAAGGTAAAGAAGCAGCATCTGATTGTCTCTCAAGATCTGGAATGACAGAATCTCTAGAGAAGTCGGCTTCTGTCGAAAATCCTTTACATATGGATAAAGAAAACTCATTAGACATGGAACCCGACAGTCATGACATGGAACCAGAAGTGATGTCACCATTGACTCAGCGAAAGAAACCAATTGATGTTCCTCTTGATTCCCTTGAGAGG tttaCAAACATGGGTTACTCCAAGGAGCAAATTGTTGCTGCTTTCACTGATGTTTCTGGAAGACATCCAAACAAAGATGTCTCGTCCCTGTGGCCTGCTGTTTTATGTCATCTTCGAGAGGAGCAAGTCTATGGTTCACAGCCAGAATCTCAGATTAGAGAAAATAATCCCCAAATATTGAGGACTAATACTGTTGTAAATG ATCCCAGCGGTTTCATTGGAAAAGAGAGCAGAACTGTGAGTTCATCCTTTGGTGGGCATGTGGCAAACTTCTGTTCTCCTGATATTCCACCGCGTACCTTGAGAGCTTGTTCATCAGCT AACTATCCCATGCAAAAGCCAAGCCAGGATGGGCTTAAATCAAAGATGAACATTTTAAGTGTGCCACCGTTGAGCTTAGGGGAGAGATTTGAGGATGCTTATGAAGTAATTTTAATATTGGATGATCGGGAGCAATTTGCCACTCAGGG ATCACGATCCAGGAAGATTGTTGAGAACATTCGCACTCAATTCAAAATCCAAATTGAG GTTCGGAGATTGCCTGTTGGAGATGGGATTTGGATAGCGCGCCATAAGACTCTTGACAGTGAATATGTATTGGATTTtattgttgagaggaagaaaatTGATGATTTACGCAGTTCAATCAGGGATAACCGCTACAAGGATCAAAAGTTAAGACTTCTG AGGTGTGGGCTGAAGAAGCTGATATATCTTGTTGAAGGTGACCCAAATGCTTCTGAAGCTGCTGAAAGCATAAAAACTGC CTGTTTTACAACAGAGATTCTGGAGGGATTTGATATACAACGGACAAGTGGCTTAGGTGATACCCTAAGGAAGTATGGTTATCTCACCCAAGCCATTTCTCAATATTACAAGTCAGAATTTTTTGAAGACAATGTTAAATGCTCCGAGACATGTCCACCTTTTGATGAATTTATTAGAAGATGTCAAGAGCATGAAAAAATGACAGTTAGTGATGTATTTGCCGTCCAGCTTATGCAG
- the LOC130743649 gene encoding uncharacterized protein LOC130743649 has protein sequence MKARNRLNEWSPPPKGALKFNVDGSALGAPGRSGVGGILRNARRQTLGVFSKALGELWAYEAEVKAILQALIFCREHQLQHILIESDSTLAVGWISSQEVLVRYAGFGKVEDEWVNVKNEMRERSIPLEPSKCHKVKDGDFVLCFLEKGDYTLYFDARVVRIQRRLHDATACKCIFIVRFIHDNSEEEIHWKGVCYRPTQNKSTQEECVVCPSSPKPTQEESTVRHNSSGPTIEPSLSDIENLWP, from the exons ATGAAAGCTCGAAATAGGCTTAATGAATGGTCTCCTCCCCCAAAAGGTGCACTGAAATTCAACGTGGACGGGTCTGCCTTAGGAGCTCCAGGAAGGAGCGGTGTGGGTGGTATTTTGAGGAATGCAAGAAGGCAAACCTTGGGTGTTTTCTCAAAAGCTTTGGGTGAGTTGTGGGCATATGAAGCGGAGGTGAAAGCCATTCTCCAAGCCTTGATCTTTTGCCGAGAACACCAGCTCCAACACATTCTAATTGAAAGCGACTCTACCCTCGCGGTGGGATGGATTTCCTCACAA GAAGTTCTTGTACGATATGCTGGGTTTGGCAAGGTGGAGGATGAGTGGGTGAATGTGAAAAACGAGATGCGAGAAAGATCTATCCCATTGGAACCTTCCAAGTGTCACAAGGTGAAGGATGGAGATTTTGTACTATGTTTCCTG GAAAAGGGTGATTATACCCTCTACTTTGATGCTCGTGTAGTAAGAATCCAGAGGAGGCTACATGATGCGACAGCTTGCAAGTGCATCTTCATTGTTCGATTTATCCATGACAACTCTGAg GAAGAAATTCATTGGAAGGGGGTATGCTATAGGCCTACACAAAACAAATCTACACAAGAGGAATGTGTTGTCTGTCCTAGCTCCCCAAAACCTACACAAGAGGAATCTACTGTCCGCCATAACTCCTCGGGACCTACCATAGAACCCAGCCTAAGTGACATAGAGAACTTGTGGCCATGA
- the LOC130748515 gene encoding probable inactive purple acid phosphatase 16 — protein sequence METHQWWKKTLLPLLFLALFSTVGSSSSHHGLPSSAIRFRLPRGAAAERRVPVRPGAPFKVALFADLHFGENAWTNWGPLQDVKSIKVMNSVLDNEAPDFVIYLGDVVTANNMMVANASLYWDQATSPARNRGIPWASVFGNHDDASFEWPLEWFSTPGIPPIRCPQAGPSYTGEEECSFRGTGRLELMKNEIQHNESFSSYGPRNLWPSVSNYVLQVSSPDDPKSPVAFLYFLDSGGGSYPEVISSSQAEWFQQKAEEINSDSRVPEIIFWHIPSTAYKKVAPKFGIRKPCVGSINKERVAAQEAETGIMDLLVKRTSVKAIFVGHNHGLDWCCPHKKLWLCYARHTGYGGYGDWPRGARILEITQKPFSLRSWIRMEDGHVHSEVVLS from the exons ATGGAAACTCATCAGTGGTGGAAGAAGACGCTGTTACCCCTGCTATTCCTCGCTCTGTTCTCCACCGTCGGATCGTCGTCTTCCCATCACGGTCTGCCGTCATCTGCCATACGATTCAGATTGCCACGAGGTGCTGCGGCGGAGAGGCGGGTTCCGGTGCGGCCAGGCGCGCCGTTTAAAGTTGCGCTGTTTGCGGACCTGCATTTTGGGGAGAATGCTTGGACGAACTGGGGCCCACTTCAAGACGTGAAGTCCATCAAGGTCATGAACTCGGTGCTCGACAACGAAGCTCCAG ATTTTGTAATATATCTTGGTGATGTCGTTACGGCTAACAATATGATGGTTGCAAATGCAAGCTTGTATTGGGATCAGGCAACCTCTCCAGCAAGAAATAGGGGCATACCTTGGGCTAGTGTATTTGGAAACCATGATGATGCTTCCTTTGAGTGGCCGCTGGAGTGGTTCTCTACCCCTGGAATTCCTCCAATCCGCTGTCCTCAAGCAGGACCTTCATATACAG gagaagaagaatgtagcttCAGAGGAACTGGACGattggagctgatgaaaaatgaGATCCAGCACAATGAATCATTTTCTAGCTATGGTCCTAGAAATCTTTGGCCAAGTGTATCCAACTATGTCCTTCAAGTTTCATCACCAGATGATCCAAAATCACCAGTTGCTTTCCTTTACTTCCTTGATTCTGGTGGTGGTTCCTATCCAGAAGTCATATCTAGTAGCCAAGCTGAATGGTTTCAGCAAAAAGCTGAAGAAATTAACAGCGACTCTAG GGTTCCCGAGATTATTTTCTGGCATATTCCAAGTACAGCCTATAAAAAAGTGGCTCCTAAGTTTGGCATACGAAAGCCTTGTGTGGGTTCAATTAACAAAGAAAGGGTTGCTGCTCAAGAAGCTGAAACAGGCATCATGGATCTTCTTGTGAAAAGAACTTCTGTCAAG GCAATATTTGTTGGACACAACCATGGATTGGACTGGTGCTGTCCACACAAGAAACTATGGCTGTGCTATGCTAGGCACACTGGTTATGGTGGCTATGGTGATTGGCCTAGAGGAGCTCGAATTTTAGAGATCACTCAGAAGCCCTTTTCCCTTCGATCTTGGATAAGGATGGAAGATGGTCATGTGCACAGTGAAGTTGTCTTGAGTTGA